The following DNA comes from Chitinophaga nivalis.
CCGGAACATCTTCCTGGTAGGCAATACCGGACTGTTTAATGATTTTCTCACTGAGTTTAATGTTGCTGATGACATACTTTACCGGCACATCATAAATAGCGCCTTTCAGGAACCGAGCAGTTTCAATACCTGCGAGGCCAAAGACCCCATCGGTAATGCCCATTACCTTTACGCCGGCACCACCGGATTGTGCCATGGATTCCAGCAGGATAGTCCCGGGAATAAAATTATATGCCGGAAAGCTTCCTTTCAGATCCTGGTTCCTGCTATCAAAAGTTTTGACCCCTACGATCTCTTCCATCGT
Coding sequences within:
- a CDS encoding 3-hydroxyacyl-ACP dehydratase FabZ family protein, which produces MHTPTSAVDIEQLIPHRPPFLFADTIVTATMEEIVGVKTFDSRNQDLKGSFPAYNFIPGTILLESMAQSGGAGVKVMGITDGVFGLAGIETARFLKGAIYDVPVKYVISNIKLSEKIIKQSGIAYQEDVPVMEATWTCIKIG